In one Oxyura jamaicensis isolate SHBP4307 breed ruddy duck chromosome 14, BPBGC_Ojam_1.0, whole genome shotgun sequence genomic region, the following are encoded:
- the USP42 gene encoding ubiquitin carboxyl-terminal hydrolase 42 isoform X3, whose amino-acid sequence MTIVNKPKSSKSKKSSSRRSGKSKKPRTKKMKSRTANWGRMPPAEDSNQVSVAQGRGGAIYCRSSEKSKPFAQRDLIINDGIAPPQRILFPPEKICMDWQQTQSVGVGLYNLGNTCFLNSTLQCLTYTPPLANYMLSLEHNQSCREQGFCMMCTMETHINQALCCTVDAIKPTRVINDLRRIGKHFRFGSQEDAHEFLRYTVDAMQKACLNGSTKLDRSSQATTIIHQIFGGFLRSRVKCLNCKAVSDTYEAFLDITLDIKAVSSVTRALELFVKPEQLDGENCYKCSKCKKMVPASKRFTIHRSSNVLTISLKRFANFTGGKINKEVKYPEYLDLRAYMSQSIGEPLLYALYAVLVHNGINCHAGHYVCYIKAGNGLWYQMNDANVVRTDIKTVLGQQAYLLFYIRRYDLTLGERAFYLPAPSYPRSFLGQRGANSKQAGFMGPRLPPHMIKNSSRLNGNGSLKEDPNTIGVTLKRPSSAPPTACVQNWAITRPSITDPSKKQKITISIHNKLPARQTVSQPDCLSSAVEDEDLNKAVPSSTITNSTAAESTSNPSTMSVTTTVSKQEVSDEIFVEPTVNGNPKLSSDNAVPYGAESSGKSEEESKGLFKRNCNVISSNGILVGKVVRTLQNSHSSCQNAEEERSQHELPKNDSLNGAISLVNESKENGLKLDDSTCQAEPVKPSEMFFSKTNGLLETMPIAMPPVPQEVILESLTDSQLNSLSEEISVPGPQKSTENDALMETVVMEALLVYEESRKVPSDFSCEAENPFIQSDSETISTKEEVGSIITKADNAHPNINGQHKIRERCFDTEDEFIEQYRPEDRGDKDKPRRSKEPELISKENILYIKESSESDENLRQTSSLKSDSECSSKNLSSLAITDKCQDTKDISNNYVEVPPVNDSSITKLDKVLESQFSRPNEEFGDRKWEEDTMQRKKDKKKIHETKKTDKEHYRRKREHSDTEEKESQNRSKTDGHSSKRRCSRSVEVVKQNRHKQEYCEGSKYRSFHSERNSPDNGRRSVKYSKYRSRSRGRSEQDRNRYYHSKGERTWSRERYYQDEPRRWEKCRYYNDYYSSHATGDSRERKFSHGDKDFDKLSQAYNSRSHKDYHYKSRWPHSSLSREEDVHHFSSHRADLHRCSVPQQHSEKYSRERHALPPMSAHFEDSPQKNEKERNRKRQYTRAEGSESEIERKRRKIEKELLGDEKMKKYKKFKKKKKSKDKHREKDYKLYDLDFSVLHFDNDNRKRKKKKKKKKHIRKLKGFLEYLDPRFQKKTREKKEESRPPDGSFCEQYRNEGSKQPYKEGKPSSAGESKKYSSIASNEYIKDN is encoded by the exons ATGACCATAGTTAACAAGCCAAAATCTTCAAAGTCTAAAAAATCATCTTCAAGGCGGTCTGGCAAATCCAAGAAACCGCGtactaaaaaaatgaagtcacgCACCGCAAACTGGGGCCGGATGCCACCTGCAGAAGATTCAAACCAAGTCTCTGTGGCCcaaggacgtggaggtgctaTTTATTGTAGATCGTCTGAAAAATCTAAGCCTTTTGCCCAAAGAGATCTAA TCATTAATGATGGAATTGCTCCGCCGCAAAGAATTCTTTTTCCACCTGAGAAGATTTGTATGGATTGGCAACAAACACAAAGTGTTGGAGTTGGACTGTATAATCTTGGCAATACATGTTTTCTTAATTCTACTCTACAGTGTTTGACCTACACACCCCCACTTGCCAATTACATGCTTTCTCTTGAGCACAACCAGTCAT gTCGTGAACAAGGTTTTTGCATGATGTGCACAATGGAGACTCACATTAACCAGGCCCTGTGTTGCACTGTTGATGCCATCAAGCCTACACGTGTTATCAATGATCTTAGAC GAATAGGAAAACATTTCCGTTTTGGCAGTCAAGAAGACGCACACGAATTCTTACGCTATACTGTTGATGCTATGCAGAAAGCATGCTTGAATGGAAGCACCAA attGGACAGATCTTCTCAAGCGACCACCATCATTCATCAAATATTTGGAGGATTTCTAAGATCAAGAG TAAAGTGCTTGAATTGCAAAGCAGTTTCGGATACGTACGAGGCATTTCTTGATATCACTTTGGATATAAAG GCAGTTTCATCTGTTACCAGAGCTCTAGAACTATTTGTGAAACCTGAACAGCTGGATGGAGAGAATTGCTATAAATGTAGCAA gTGTAAAAAGATGGTTCCTGCATCCAAGAGATTTACTATACACCGTTCTTCCAATGTGCTCACAATATCACTGAAAAGATTTGCAAATTTCACAGGTGGAAAGATCAACAAG GAGGTAAAATATCCAGAGTATTTGGACCTTCGAGCCTACATGTCTCAGTCAATTGGAGAACCACTCCTCTACGCCTTATATGCAGTGCTGGTGCATAATGGTATCAACTGTCACGCAGGACACTATGTATGCTACATAAAG GCTGGTAATGGACTTTGGTATCAGATGAATGATGCTAATGTAGTCCGTACTGACATTAAAACAGTTCTTGGTCAGCAagcttatttacttttttatatcAG GCGCTATGATTTGACACTTGGAGAACGTGCTTTTTACTTACCAGCACCATCTTATCCCCGTTCATTCCTTGGTCAGCGGGGGGCTAATAGTAAGCAGGCTGGATTTATGGGACCACGACTTCCTCCTCATATGATTAAG AATTCAAGTCGTTTAAATGGAAATGGATCCTTAAAAGAGGATCCAAATACCATTGGTGTCACCCTAAAAAGGCCATCTTCAGCACCACCTACGGCTTGTGTTCAAAACTGGGCAATTACCAGGCCTTCAATTACTGATCCatcaaaaaaacagaagatcaCTATCAGTATTCACAATAAATTGCCTGCTCGTCAGACTGTGTCACAGCCTGATTGTCTTAGCAGTGCTGTGGAGGATGAAGATCTCAACAAGGCTGTTCCTTCATCCACAATTACAAATTCCACCGCAGCAGAGTCTACCTCAAATCCATCTACTATGTCAGTTACTACTACTGTTTCCAAACAAGAAGTTTCTGATGAAATTTTTGTGGAGCCAACAGTGAATGGAAATCCTAAACTCAGCTCTGATAACGCAGTCCCTTACGGTGCAGAATCTTCAGGAAAATCTGAGGAGGAGTCGAAGGGcttatttaaaaggaattgCAATGTAATATCCTCTAATGGAATTCTGGTTGGAAAGGTAGTCCGTACATTGCAGAATTCCCATTCTTCCTGTCAGaatgctgaagaagaaagatcCCAGCATGAGCTGCCAAAAAATGATTCACTAAATGGTGCTATTAGTTTAGTTAATGAATCTAAAGAAAACGGACTGAAACTTGATGATTCCACTTGCCAAGCTGAACCTGTTAAACCTTCTGAGATGttcttttctaaaacaaatggATTGCTCGAAACA ATGCCTATAGCTATGCCTCCAGTCCCTCAAGAAGTGATCTTAGAATCCCTCACAGACAGCCAGCTGAACAGCTTGTCAGAGGAAATAAG tgTCCCGGGACCTCAGAAATCTACGGAGAATGATGCTCTTATGGAAACTGTAGTGATGGAAGCACTGTTGGTCTATGAAGAATCCAGGAAAGTTCCTTCTGACTTCAGCTGTGAGGCTGAGAATCCTTTTATTCAATCAGATTCTGAAACCATTTCTACCAAAGAAGAAGTTGGAAGTATTATAACAAAAGCTGATAATGCACATCCCAATATCAATGGTCAGCACAAGATTAGGGAAAGATGCTTTGATACTGAAGATGAATTCATTGAACAGTACCGACCTGAGGACCGTGGAGACAAAGACAAACCAAGAAGATCAAAAGAACCTGAactcatttcaaaagaaaacattttgtacaTCAAAGAGTCTTCTGAGAGTGATGAGAACTTGCGGCAAACTTCCTCTCTAAAGTCTGACAGTGAATGTAGTTCTAAAAATCTTTCCTCCTTAGCCATTACAGATAAATGCCAAGATACAAAAGACATATCTAATAACTATGTAGAGGTACCACCTGTTAATGACTCGTCTATTACAAAGCTGGATAAAGTTTTGGAAAGCCAATTCTCTAGACCAAATGAAGAATTCGGTGATAGAAAATGGGAAGAAGACACCATGCAGCggaaaaaagataagaaaaagatCCACGAAACTAAAAAAACTGACAAAGAGCATTACCGAAGAAAGAGGGAACATTCTGATACTGAAGAGAAGGAGAgtcaaaacagaagcaaaactgaTGGTCATTCCAGCAAGAGAAGGTGCTCTCGCAGCGTGGAAGTTGTTAAGCAAAATCGTCATAAGCAGGAGTATTGTGAGGGAAGCAAGTACAGATCTTTCCATAGTGAAAGAAACAGCCCTGATAATGGGAGAAGATcagtaaaatattcaaagtaCAGATCTCGAAGCAGAGGAAGATCAGAACAAGATAGGAATAGATATTACCATTCCAAAGGAGAAAGAACTTGGAGCAGAGAAAGATACTATCAAGATGAGCCACGGAGATGGGAAAAATGTAGATATTACAACGATTACTATTCATCTCATGCAACAGGAGACAGTAGAGAGAGAAAGTTCTCTCACGGTGATAAAGACTTTGACAAATTGAGTCAAGCTTACAACAGCAGGTCACATAAGGATTATCATTACAAAAGCAGATGGCCTCACAGTTCCCTCTCGAGAGAGGAAGATGTACATCACTTTAGCAGCCACAGAGCAGACTTGCATCGTTGCTCAGTACCTCAGcaacattctgaaaaatattctcGTGAAAGACATGCACTTCCACCTATGTCAGCTCATTTTGAGGACTCTccccagaaaaatgaaaaagaaagaaacagaaaaagacaatatACTCGTGCAGAAGGTAGTGAAAGTGAAATAGAAAGGAAACGCAGAAAGATAGAAAAGGAGCTTTTAGgtgatgaaaaaatgaaaaaatataagaagtttaagaagaaaaagaagtctaaAGATAAACATCGGGAGAAGGATTACAA ACTTTATGATTTGGATTTCTCTGTGCTCCACTTTGACAATGACAATCGCAAGcgtaagaaaaagaagaaaaagaagaaacacatcAGGAAACTGAAAGGCTTCTTGGAATACTTAGATCCTCgtttccagaagaaaacacgggagaagaaggaagaatcaCGTCCTCCAGATGGGTCTTTTTGTGAGCAATACAGAAACGAGGGCAGTAAACAACCTTACAAGGAAGGGAAGCCTTCCAGTGCAGGTGAAAGCAAGAAATACAGCTCCATTGCATCCAACGAGTATATTAAAG ATAACTGA
- the USP42 gene encoding ubiquitin carboxyl-terminal hydrolase 42 isoform X4: MTIVNKPKSSKSKKSSSRRSGKSKKPRTKKMKSRTANWGRMPPAEDSNQVSVAQGRGGAIYCRSSEKSKPFAQRDLIINDGIAPPQRILFPPEKICMDWQQTQSVGVGLYNLGNTCFLNSTLQCLTYTPPLANYMLSLEHNQSCREQGFCMMCTMETHINQALCCTVDAIKPTRVINDLRRIGKHFRFGSQEDAHEFLRYTVDAMQKACLNGSTKLDRSSQATTIIHQIFGGFLRSRVKCLNCKAVSDTYEAFLDITLDIKAVSSVTRALELFVKPEQLDGENCYKCSKCKKMVPASKRFTIHRSSNVLTISLKRFANFTGGKINKEVKYPEYLDLRAYMSQSIGEPLLYALYAVLVHNGINCHAGHYVCYIKAGNGLWYQMNDANVVRTDIKTVLGQQAYLLFYIRRYDLTLGERAFYLPAPSYPRSFLGQRGANSKQAGFMGPRLPPHMIKNSSRLNGNGSLKEDPNTIGVTLKRPSSAPPTACVQNWAITRPSITDPSKKQKITISIHNKLPARQTVSQPDCLSSAVEDEDLNKAVPSSTITNSTAAESTSNPSTMSVTTTVSKQEVSDEIFVEPTVNGNPKLSSDNAVPYGAESSGKSEEESKGLFKRNCNVISSNGILVGKVVRTLQNSHSSCQNAEEERSQHELPKNDSLNGAISLVNESKENGLKLDDSTCQAEPVKPSEMFFSKTNGLLETMPIAMPPVPQEVILESLTDSQLNSLSEEISVPGPQKSTENDEFIEQYRPEDRGDKDKPRRSKEPELISKENILYIKESSESDENLRQTSSLKSDSECSSKNLSSLAITDKCQDTKDISNNYVEVPPVNDSSITKLDKVLESQFSRPNEEFGDRKWEEDTMQRKKDKKKIHETKKTDKEHYRRKREHSDTEEKESQNRSKTDGHSSKRRCSRSVEVVKQNRHKQEYCEGSKYRSFHSERNSPDNGRRSVKYSKYRSRSRGRSEQDRNRYYHSKGERTWSRERYYQDEPRRWEKCRYYNDYYSSHATGDSRERKFSHGDKDFDKLSQAYNSRSHKDYHYKSRWPHSSLSREEDVHHFSSHRADLHRCSVPQQHSEKYSRERHALPPMSAHFEDSPQKNEKERNRKRQYTRAEGSESEIERKRRKIEKELLGDEKMKKYKKFKKKKKSKDKHREKDYKLYDLDFSVLHFDNDNRKRKKKKKKKKHIRKLKGFLEYLDPRFQKKTREKKEESRPPDGSFCEQYRNEGSKQPYKEGKPSSAGESKKYSSIASNEYIKDVDLPSPKHTEFTVINPPEDALQFNTWRITEVIPEEDSSLSKDAELTDGSLQYSN, encoded by the exons ATGACCATAGTTAACAAGCCAAAATCTTCAAAGTCTAAAAAATCATCTTCAAGGCGGTCTGGCAAATCCAAGAAACCGCGtactaaaaaaatgaagtcacgCACCGCAAACTGGGGCCGGATGCCACCTGCAGAAGATTCAAACCAAGTCTCTGTGGCCcaaggacgtggaggtgctaTTTATTGTAGATCGTCTGAAAAATCTAAGCCTTTTGCCCAAAGAGATCTAA TCATTAATGATGGAATTGCTCCGCCGCAAAGAATTCTTTTTCCACCTGAGAAGATTTGTATGGATTGGCAACAAACACAAAGTGTTGGAGTTGGACTGTATAATCTTGGCAATACATGTTTTCTTAATTCTACTCTACAGTGTTTGACCTACACACCCCCACTTGCCAATTACATGCTTTCTCTTGAGCACAACCAGTCAT gTCGTGAACAAGGTTTTTGCATGATGTGCACAATGGAGACTCACATTAACCAGGCCCTGTGTTGCACTGTTGATGCCATCAAGCCTACACGTGTTATCAATGATCTTAGAC GAATAGGAAAACATTTCCGTTTTGGCAGTCAAGAAGACGCACACGAATTCTTACGCTATACTGTTGATGCTATGCAGAAAGCATGCTTGAATGGAAGCACCAA attGGACAGATCTTCTCAAGCGACCACCATCATTCATCAAATATTTGGAGGATTTCTAAGATCAAGAG TAAAGTGCTTGAATTGCAAAGCAGTTTCGGATACGTACGAGGCATTTCTTGATATCACTTTGGATATAAAG GCAGTTTCATCTGTTACCAGAGCTCTAGAACTATTTGTGAAACCTGAACAGCTGGATGGAGAGAATTGCTATAAATGTAGCAA gTGTAAAAAGATGGTTCCTGCATCCAAGAGATTTACTATACACCGTTCTTCCAATGTGCTCACAATATCACTGAAAAGATTTGCAAATTTCACAGGTGGAAAGATCAACAAG GAGGTAAAATATCCAGAGTATTTGGACCTTCGAGCCTACATGTCTCAGTCAATTGGAGAACCACTCCTCTACGCCTTATATGCAGTGCTGGTGCATAATGGTATCAACTGTCACGCAGGACACTATGTATGCTACATAAAG GCTGGTAATGGACTTTGGTATCAGATGAATGATGCTAATGTAGTCCGTACTGACATTAAAACAGTTCTTGGTCAGCAagcttatttacttttttatatcAG GCGCTATGATTTGACACTTGGAGAACGTGCTTTTTACTTACCAGCACCATCTTATCCCCGTTCATTCCTTGGTCAGCGGGGGGCTAATAGTAAGCAGGCTGGATTTATGGGACCACGACTTCCTCCTCATATGATTAAG AATTCAAGTCGTTTAAATGGAAATGGATCCTTAAAAGAGGATCCAAATACCATTGGTGTCACCCTAAAAAGGCCATCTTCAGCACCACCTACGGCTTGTGTTCAAAACTGGGCAATTACCAGGCCTTCAATTACTGATCCatcaaaaaaacagaagatcaCTATCAGTATTCACAATAAATTGCCTGCTCGTCAGACTGTGTCACAGCCTGATTGTCTTAGCAGTGCTGTGGAGGATGAAGATCTCAACAAGGCTGTTCCTTCATCCACAATTACAAATTCCACCGCAGCAGAGTCTACCTCAAATCCATCTACTATGTCAGTTACTACTACTGTTTCCAAACAAGAAGTTTCTGATGAAATTTTTGTGGAGCCAACAGTGAATGGAAATCCTAAACTCAGCTCTGATAACGCAGTCCCTTACGGTGCAGAATCTTCAGGAAAATCTGAGGAGGAGTCGAAGGGcttatttaaaaggaattgCAATGTAATATCCTCTAATGGAATTCTGGTTGGAAAGGTAGTCCGTACATTGCAGAATTCCCATTCTTCCTGTCAGaatgctgaagaagaaagatcCCAGCATGAGCTGCCAAAAAATGATTCACTAAATGGTGCTATTAGTTTAGTTAATGAATCTAAAGAAAACGGACTGAAACTTGATGATTCCACTTGCCAAGCTGAACCTGTTAAACCTTCTGAGATGttcttttctaaaacaaatggATTGCTCGAAACA ATGCCTATAGCTATGCCTCCAGTCCCTCAAGAAGTGATCTTAGAATCCCTCACAGACAGCCAGCTGAACAGCTTGTCAGAGGAAATAAG tgTCCCGGGACCTCAGAAATCTACGGAGAATG ATGAATTCATTGAACAGTACCGACCTGAGGACCGTGGAGACAAAGACAAACCAAGAAGATCAAAAGAACCTGAactcatttcaaaagaaaacattttgtacaTCAAAGAGTCTTCTGAGAGTGATGAGAACTTGCGGCAAACTTCCTCTCTAAAGTCTGACAGTGAATGTAGTTCTAAAAATCTTTCCTCCTTAGCCATTACAGATAAATGCCAAGATACAAAAGACATATCTAATAACTATGTAGAGGTACCACCTGTTAATGACTCGTCTATTACAAAGCTGGATAAAGTTTTGGAAAGCCAATTCTCTAGACCAAATGAAGAATTCGGTGATAGAAAATGGGAAGAAGACACCATGCAGCggaaaaaagataagaaaaagatCCACGAAACTAAAAAAACTGACAAAGAGCATTACCGAAGAAAGAGGGAACATTCTGATACTGAAGAGAAGGAGAgtcaaaacagaagcaaaactgaTGGTCATTCCAGCAAGAGAAGGTGCTCTCGCAGCGTGGAAGTTGTTAAGCAAAATCGTCATAAGCAGGAGTATTGTGAGGGAAGCAAGTACAGATCTTTCCATAGTGAAAGAAACAGCCCTGATAATGGGAGAAGATcagtaaaatattcaaagtaCAGATCTCGAAGCAGAGGAAGATCAGAACAAGATAGGAATAGATATTACCATTCCAAAGGAGAAAGAACTTGGAGCAGAGAAAGATACTATCAAGATGAGCCACGGAGATGGGAAAAATGTAGATATTACAACGATTACTATTCATCTCATGCAACAGGAGACAGTAGAGAGAGAAAGTTCTCTCACGGTGATAAAGACTTTGACAAATTGAGTCAAGCTTACAACAGCAGGTCACATAAGGATTATCATTACAAAAGCAGATGGCCTCACAGTTCCCTCTCGAGAGAGGAAGATGTACATCACTTTAGCAGCCACAGAGCAGACTTGCATCGTTGCTCAGTACCTCAGcaacattctgaaaaatattctcGTGAAAGACATGCACTTCCACCTATGTCAGCTCATTTTGAGGACTCTccccagaaaaatgaaaaagaaagaaacagaaaaagacaatatACTCGTGCAGAAGGTAGTGAAAGTGAAATAGAAAGGAAACGCAGAAAGATAGAAAAGGAGCTTTTAGgtgatgaaaaaatgaaaaaatataagaagtttaagaagaaaaagaagtctaaAGATAAACATCGGGAGAAGGATTACAA ACTTTATGATTTGGATTTCTCTGTGCTCCACTTTGACAATGACAATCGCAAGcgtaagaaaaagaagaaaaagaagaaacacatcAGGAAACTGAAAGGCTTCTTGGAATACTTAGATCCTCgtttccagaagaaaacacgggagaagaaggaagaatcaCGTCCTCCAGATGGGTCTTTTTGTGAGCAATACAGAAACGAGGGCAGTAAACAACCTTACAAGGAAGGGAAGCCTTCCAGTGCAGGTGAAAGCAAGAAATACAGCTCCATTGCATCCAACGAGTATATTAAAG atgtaGATCTGCCTTCTCCTAAGCACACTGAATTCACAGTTATTAATCCTCCAGAGGACGCTTTGCAATTTAACACCTGGAGA ATAACTGAAGTAATCCCCGAAGAAGACAGTTCACTATCCAAag acGCAGAGCTTACTGATGGAAGCCTTCAGTACTCAAACTAA